TCAACTCTGGACGGTGCGGAAGCAAAAATCGCCGCTCAGGCAGCACAGCAGGGCGCGCAGTACAAAATTACTGAAGCGAACACCAATAACCGTGTTCACATGACCGCAGAACTGTACAAATAACGGATGGTCGTACAGGGAAGTGCCGGAAAAGGTCGCCGCAAGGTGGCCTTTTTCGTATTTTTGACTACAGGTCTTCAGGACAATGACGTTTGAAACCTACTCTCAGGTCTTCAAGACTGATTTCAGAAAAACGAGCGAGGAGTAGTTGTTCAGCCTCATCCAGCACATTGCCCAGCGCCTGATTAACCGAAGCTTCAACAGCGCATTCCGGGTTTTCATCCCCTCCGCCGATGGCAAAAAGATGCTTAGCGCCCACCGCACGATAGATATCAAGCAAGCTGATACCCTTGAGATCACCGGCAATACGCCAGCCACCGTGGTGGCCTTTTACCGCAGAGACAAAACCCGCATCGCGTAACCCAGCCAGAGTACGCCTGACCACAGCGCTGTTCGTTCCAAGCATCAGGGCGATTTGTTCCGAGGTATACACTTTGTCGTGACATGCCATGTGCAGTAAAACGTGCAGTGTCCGGGAAAGCTTGTTGTCCTGACGCATTTCAATTCTTCTCTCCGATTACATTCATGTATCTTACAATGTTACATGAGATTGACAACGGCAAATATCATGTGATTTTATAAGTCACATGAAAGGGCCGCAGCGTGATGTTCGCGGAAAAAATAGAACCCGTCGATGTAAAAGGAACCCGTAATGACTCCCGAATTATCTTCAAATCTCTCAATCTGCATGATGATTGCCCTGGCATCTGCCAGTCTGTCGATGACAATTACCCAAACCGAACTTTTTGCACCGCTACGGGCATGGACAGCACGGAAAAATGGCATGCTGGGGCATCTTTTTAGTTGTTTTTATTGCATGAGCCACTGGATGGTCGCGGCGGGAATGTTGTTCTATCGACCTGCACTTTTGCATAGTGACATCGGTCTGGTCGACTGGCTGGTGACCGCTTTTGTCGTGCTGACAGTCACTACATTTATCAATGGGTTATTGTTTAAAGTTTTTCAGGCTGCTGTTCGCACTCATGTGATGAAACATGAAGCGCAACAAACGCTGAACTCACATAAGTAAAGGCGTCAATTCGCTCTTGTGGCGGATAAAATCCGGTGCGTGTGAGAGGCTTTCAGAAAGGGCAGATATGAAAAAGGCCGCCCCTGGGGGCGGCCTCTTCCGGCACTTCTTTTATGCGACCATCTGTTATTTGTACAGTTCTGCGGTCATGTGAACACGGTTATTGGTGTTCGCTTCGGTAATTTTATACTGATCGCCATGCTGTGCAGCCTGAGCGGCAACCTGCGCTTCGGCACCGTCCAGAGTATCGGCGGTAACAGAAATGCTCTGAGCGAAGCTTGCTGCTGACATCAGAGAAAGAGCGGCTGCGGCGGCGATGGTCATTGCTTTGATAGTTTTCATGGTCTTATTCCTTGGTTTGTATGGTTGAAAGCATGATTGCTTTCGATGGGAATAATGATAACTATAGTAACCATTAGCAAATTAACAATAAATGCTGGTATTGTGATCGTGCTAACTATCACGGTGATAGGCAAGACCAATGGACATCATCGCGGGGGTGGCTTGCCATCATGAAAGTTGCCTGGACTGCGTAGACGGTTAACACATCAGGAAGTTTTGGCAGAGCATCAGGATATGAAGGATTTACCGGTTACTTAGTTACAACAAACACTAATATAATCTCCACGACATCACTCAAATCCATCGACGTACCCCTCTCAGGCAGGGGCCAGGGGTTCTTAAATTTTGAGTGTTGATTCAGCCGATATAAACATCGGGAGGACGAAGTGGCACGTCTGACGGTTTTTTTTGCATTATTTAACCCTCACGTATCTTTTTTCACCGGAATGTTCGCCGATGTACGTTTCCCGTCAGCCGATTATTTCTCTCCACCTGCGTAAAAAATAATTAAACCAATAAATATAAGACACCTACAACAACAAACTACCTCTGATTTAAATCTGGCCTCGGCTTTGCATTTCCCTCTTGTACAAACTAAACGGGCTTTTCTAAACCTTGTTTATCAAGAGGAAGCATCATGACACGCAAACTGGCTATATATGGAAAGGGAGGGATCGGTAAATCGACGACGACGCAGAATACCGCCGCCGCACTTGCCTGGTTCCACGGTAAAAAAGTATTTATTCATGGTTGTGACCCAAAAGCAGATTCCACCCGCCTGATTCTCGGTGGTAAACCGCAGGAAACATTGATGGATGTACTGCGCGATCAAGGGGCCGAAAAAATCACCAATGAAATGGTGGTGAAAACCGGCGTATTTAATATTCGTTGCGTTGAATCAGGCGGTCCGGAACCCGGCGTCGGTTGTGCCGGTCGTGGCGTCATTACCGCGATTGATTTGATGGAGGATAATAAAGCCTATACCGACGATCTCGATTTTATTTTCTTTGATGTGCTGGGTGATGTGGTATGTGGCGGGTTCGCCATGCCGATTCGCGACGGTAAAGCGCAGGAAGTATATATCGTGGCGTCGGGCGAAATGATGGCGATTTATGCGGCGAATAATATCTGTAAAGGGCTGGTGAAATATGCCAAACAAAGCGGTGTACGCTTAGGTGGCATTATCTGTAATAGCCGCAATGTGGACGGTGAGAAGGAATTTCTGGAAGAGTTTACCGCCGCCATTGGCACCAAAATGCTCCACTTTGTACCGCGTGACAACATCGTGCAGAAGGCGGAATTCAACAAGAAAACCGTGACCGAATTCGACCCAAATGCCAACCAGGCGCAGGAGTACCGGGAGTTAGGGCGCAAGATTATCGAGAATGAAGATCTGGTCATCCCGCGACCCCTGACGATGGATCAACTGGAAAAAATGGTCGTCAAATACGGTTTTATGGATTGATGCCCGTCCATTAACCCTGATCGATATATTTATCAGCACTCCCGGAAGAGGGATTCACTATGCCTTATCATGAGTTTGAATGCAGTAAATGCATTCCGGAACGAAAACAACATGCGGTCGTTAAAGGCCCGGATGAAGATATCACCTCTGCACTGCCATTGGGGTATTTAAATACCATTCCGGGAACCATTTCTGAACGGGGATGTGCCTATTGTGGTGCAAAACACGTTATCGGTACGCCGATGAAGGATGTTATTCATATCAGTCATGGTCCGGTCGGTTGTACTTATGACACCTGGCAGACGAAACGTTATATCAGCGATAACGATAACTTTCAACTGAAGTATACCTTTGCCACCGACATGAAAGAGAAACACATCGTATTCGGTGCGGAGAAGGTTTTGAAGAATAATATTAACGAAGCATTTGATGCGCATCCCAATATCAAACGCATGACCATTTATCAGACCTGCGCCTCTGCCCTGATTGGTGATGATATTGCTGCCATTGCGCAGGAAGTGATGGATGAACGTCCTGACGTTGATATTTTCGTCTGTAATTCACCGGGCTTTGCTGGTCCAAGCCAGTCCGGTGGACACCACAAAATCAATATTGCCTGGGTGAACCAAAAAGTTGGTACGGTGGAACCAACGATCACCAGCGATTACGTCATCAATTATGTCGGTGAATATAATATCCAGGGCGATCAGGAAGTGATGGTCGATTATTTCAAACGGATGGGAATCCAGGTGTTGTCCACCTTTACCGGCAACGGTTCCTATGACGATCTGCGTGCGATGCACAAAGCACATTTGAATGTACTGGAGTGCGCCCGTTCAGCGGAATATATCTGCAACGAATTGCGCGTGCGCTATGGCATTCCACGTCTGGATATTGACGGTTTTGGCTTTGATCCGCTGGCGGATTCCCTGCGCAAAATTGGCCTGTTCTTCGGTATTGAAGACCGCGCCCAGGCGATTATCGACGAGGAGGTAGCCCGCTGGAAACCTGAGCTGGATTGGTACAAAGCGCGGCTGAAAGGCAAGAAAGTCTGTTTATGGCCGGGGGGCTCCAAGCTGTGGCACTGGGCACACGTCATACACGCGGAAATGGGGGTCGAAGTGGTGTCGGTTTACACCAAGTTCGGTCATCAGGGGGATATGGAGAAGGGCATTGCCCGTTGTGAAGCCGGTGCGCTGGCAATCGACGATCCCAATGAGCTGGAGTCGCTGGAAGCCATGTACAAACTCAAACCGGATGTCATTTTCACCGGTAAACGGCCGGGCGAAGTGGCGAAAAAAATCCGCGTGCCCTATCTCAATGCCCATGCTTACCACAACGGGCCCTACAAAGGGTTTGAAGGCTGGGTGCGCTTTGCACGCGATATCTATAACGCCATCTATTCCCCCATTCATCAACTGGCGAAACTGGATATCAGCAAGGATGAAATTCCCACCGGGCAGGGGTTTGCCACTGCCCGCATGTTGTCAGATGTCAGCCTGAGCGACGAGATACGTCACCACGACAGCTGGCGCGAATATACCGGCGGCTACGACAGCGTCAGCAAATTACGCGAGCGTGAGTATCCCGATTTTTCCGGCGCGGCACCGAACCAACAGGAGGCGGTATGACACAGGATGAACAGGTGGAACTGATGGTGGATTACATCATGAAACATTGCCTGTGGCAGTTTCACTCCCGTAACTGGGATCGGGAAAAACAGAACGCCGGAATTTTGGGCAAAACACAGCAGCTGCTCTGTGATGAGCCGGTTGAGTTGGGCACACCTGCCGATCGCTGCTACTGGGTGGATGCGGTGGTGCTCGCCGATGCGTACCGTACCCGTTTTTCGTGGCTGCAGGCGATGAGCCACGAAGCGATAACGACATTAATGACGGCGCTGCACCAGCGCCTTGATTACCTGACAATCACCGGTTCGCTGAATGCCGAACTGACGGATAAGCGTTACTAAAGGGGGGTTGACCATGTCTTGTGAATTGAAAGCGAAAGACCGCACTGGGGTGATCAACCCCATCTTTACCTGCCAGCCCGCTGGTGCGCAGTACGTCAGTATCGGCATCAAAGATTGTATCGGTATTGTCCATGGCGGTCAGGGTTGCGTGATGTTTGTACGCCTGCTGATTTCCCAGCATCTGAAAGAGAGTTTTGAAATTGCGTCGTCGTCGGTACATGAAGACGGGGCGGTGTTTGGTGCATTGGATCGCGTGGAACAGGCGGTCGATGTGCTGCTGATGCGCTATCCCCACGTTAAGGTTATCCCGATCATCACCACCTGCTCGACTGAGGTCATCGGTGATGACGTTGACGGTGTGGTCCGCAAACTCAACGAAGGATTGTTGCAGGAGAAGTATGCCGGGCGCGAAGTGCACCTGATCCCAATCCACACCCCGAGTTTTGTCGGCAGTATGATCAGTGGCTACGATGTGGCGGTGCGCGATATCGTCAAATATTTTGCGCGCAAAGGGGAGCCCAACGGCAAAATTAATCTGATCACCGGATGGGTGAATCCTGGCGATGTGACGGCGCTGAAGCACCTGTTGCAGGCCATGGATATTGATGCCACGGTGTTATTTGAAATCGAAGATTTCGACTCACCGCTGATGCCGTCCGGCAATACGGTGTCGCACGGTAACACCACCATTGCTGATCTGGTCGATACCGCCAACGCCAGCGCGACCCTTGCCCTTAATCGTTATGAAGGGGCGAAAGCGGCGCGCTATCTGGAAGAAGCCTTCCAGGTCCCGGCGATGATCGGGCCCACACCTATTGGCATCCGCAATACTGATACCTTCCTGCATAACCTGAAAAAGTTAACCGGTAAGCCGATCCCACCGTCACTGGTGCGTGAGCGTGGTATTGCGCTGGATGCGCTGACCGACCTGGTCCATATGTTCCTTGCCGATAAAAAGGTCGCAATTTATGGCAACCCGGACCTGGTGGTGGGGCTGGCGGAGTTTTGTCTCGATCTGGAAATGAAACCGGTGTTGCTGCTGCTGGGGGACGATAACGCCACCTATAAAAGTGATCCGCGCATTCAGGCGCTGCAACAACAGGTGGATTACAGGATGGAAATCATCACCAACGCCGACCTGTGGGAGATGGAAAAGCGTATTACTGACGGTGAGCTGGCGCTGGATTTGATCCTCGGTCATTCCAAAGGGCGCTTTACCGCGATTGATAACCAAATTCCGATGGTGCGTGTTGGTTTCCCCACCTATGACCGCGCCGGGCATTACCGGCATCCGGTGGTGGGCTATGCCGGGGCGATTTGGCTGGCGGAGCAGATGGCGAACACCCTGTTTACCGATATGGAATACAAGAAAAACAAAGAGTGGATCCTGAATGTCTGGTAACCCGGCTTCTAATCACAGGATAACGCTATGACTCAGTTATTGTTCGAAAGTGATGAGCAACGCTTTACCCGTTGTTACGAACATGCGTTTGGCTACCATCGCCGCGCCCGGTTGTTGGTGCAGCAGTCCCGCTCGCCCAGCCTGGTGTTCAACGTCGCCGCCATCGCGGTGGAGTGCTACCTGATCGCGCTTTGTTCGTTGCATGGTGAGATGCCGTTTAACCACAACTACCGCAGCCTGCTGGCCAGCGCAGAGGAAAAAAGCACCTTTAGCGAGACGCTGCGCAGCAACATTCTGGCACTGGATACGATTTTTGGTATCTGCTCAGTGGATGACTACCACCACGGTACGCCGGATGAAAATGACAAACTTCGCATTCTGGCAGTATGCGATGAGTTGGATGCGCTGATTAATCGCGAACGGCACGATGCTACCAGGAGGACGCAGTGATGAGCAGCACACCATTAGCCCATCCGCACGGTGCAATGCGACGCGATGAGCGGGAGATTACCGAACCGGCGCAGATCGATGCCATTTTGCAGGAGGGGCGTGTGATGTATATCGCCCTGGCCTGCGAGGATATGCCGTTTTTGCTGCCGGTGTTTTATGTCTGGGATGGCACGGCGCTATGGTTTCACTCGGCCCGTAGCGGCAGCAAGATCGACATGATGAAGCGTAACGCCAATATCTGTTTTGCCGTCTCCAGCTATGGCGGAATCATTGAGGATCCGCTGGCATGTAATTTTGAGGCGCGGCATCGCACGGTAATTGGTCTGGGTAAAACCCATTTTGTCGATGATGACAGCGAAAAAGTGACCATGCTGCACCGGCTGATGGCGCGTTTTAGCGATAAAACCTTCACTTTCCCAGCCGCTAACCTGACAGCGACGCAGGTCATCCGCATCGATATTACGTCGCTGAAAGGTAAACAACACGGCTACTGAATCCGGGGGAGACCATGAAGATTGCTGTTTTTCTCAATGAGCAGGGTTTGATCGCAGCGCTAACCGAACCGGGTACGGTGATGCTGTACACTCGCGAAAACCAGCACTGGCAAGTTTGTCGGCAGATCCCGTTTACCCTTGCCGGGACGACATCGCTGGCGGAGATCCGGCAGCACACGCTGGCAATGCTGGCGCTGATGCCGGAGTGTCGCCATTTTATTGCCCGTGAGATCCACGGCGCGCTACTCGCCTGGTTTGATGGCTCGGGACTCACCATGTGGCAATCTGCGGGACCTCCCGAGGGAGGCTGCGCTAAACCTCATTGCACAGCAGCTGCCAGCGCCCCCGGAACCGTTGGCACAGTTGCCTCAGGCGTTTGTTCATGCGGGACCGCTGCCGGGGGAATTTCAAGTCGATCTGATTGCTGCTTTGC
The window above is part of the Pantoea cypripedii genome. Proteins encoded here:
- a CDS encoding DUF1360 domain-containing protein; this translates as MTPELSSNLSICMMIALASASLSMTITQTELFAPLRAWTARKNGMLGHLFSCFYCMSHWMVAAGMLFYRPALLHSDIGLVDWLVTAFVVLTVTTFINGLLFKVFQAAVRTHVMKHEAQQTLNSHK
- a CDS encoding YdgH/BhsA/McbA-like domain containing protein, whose translation is MKTIKAMTIAAAAALSLMSAASFAQSISVTADTLDGAEAQVAAQAAQHGDQYKITEANTNNRVHMTAELYK
- a CDS encoding pyridoxamine 5'-phosphate oxidase family protein encodes the protein MSSTPLAHPHGAMRRDEREITEPAQIDAILQEGRVMYIALACEDMPFLLPVFYVWDGTALWFHSARSGSKIDMMKRNANICFAVSSYGGIIEDPLACNFEARHRTVIGLGKTHFVDDDSEKVTMLHRLMARFSDKTFTFPAANLTATQVIRIDITSLKGKQHGY
- a CDS encoding YdgH/BhsA/McbA-like domain containing protein, which codes for MKTIKAMSIAAVAALSLMSFGSFAQSISVTSSTLDGAEAKIAAQAAQQGAQYKITEANTNNRVHMTAELYK
- the nifH gene encoding nitrogenase iron protein, whose product is MTRKLAIYGKGGIGKSTTTQNTAAALAWFHGKKVFIHGCDPKADSTRLILGGKPQETLMDVLRDQGAEKITNEMVVKTGVFNIRCVESGGPEPGVGCAGRGVITAIDLMEDNKAYTDDLDFIFFDVLGDVVCGGFAMPIRDGKAQEVYIVASGEMMAIYAANNICKGLVKYAKQSGVRLGGIICNSRNVDGEKEFLEEFTAAIGTKMLHFVPRDNIVQKAEFNKKTVTEFDPNANQAQEYRELGRKIIENEDLVIPRPLTMDQLEKMVVKYGFMD
- the anfK gene encoding Fe-only nitrogenase subunit beta: MSCELKAKDRTGVINPIFTCQPAGAQYVSIGIKDCIGIVHGGQGCVMFVRLLISQHLKESFEIASSSVHEDGAVFGALDRVEQAVDVLLMRYPHVKVIPIITTCSTEVIGDDVDGVVRKLNEGLLQEKYAGREVHLIPIHTPSFVGSMISGYDVAVRDIVKYFARKGEPNGKINLITGWVNPGDVTALKHLLQAMDIDATVLFEIEDFDSPLMPSGNTVSHGNTTIADLVDTANASATLALNRYEGAKAARYLEEAFQVPAMIGPTPIGIRNTDTFLHNLKKLTGKPIPPSLVRERGIALDALTDLVHMFLADKKVAIYGNPDLVVGLAEFCLDLEMKPVLLLLGDDNATYKSDPRIQALQQQVDYRMEIITNADLWEMEKRITDGELALDLILGHSKGRFTAIDNQIPMVRVGFPTYDRAGHYRHPVVGYAGAIWLAEQMANTLFTDMEYKKNKEWILNVW
- the anfD gene encoding nitrogenase iron-iron protein, alpha chain yields the protein MPYHEFECSKCIPERKQHAVVKGPDEDITSALPLGYLNTIPGTISERGCAYCGAKHVIGTPMKDVIHISHGPVGCTYDTWQTKRYISDNDNFQLKYTFATDMKEKHIVFGAEKVLKNNINEAFDAHPNIKRMTIYQTCASALIGDDIAAIAQEVMDERPDVDIFVCNSPGFAGPSQSGGHHKINIAWVNQKVGTVEPTITSDYVINYVGEYNIQGDQEVMVDYFKRMGIQVLSTFTGNGSYDDLRAMHKAHLNVLECARSAEYICNELRVRYGIPRLDIDGFGFDPLADSLRKIGLFFGIEDRAQAIIDEEVARWKPELDWYKARLKGKKVCLWPGGSKLWHWAHVIHAEMGVEVVSVYTKFGHQGDMEKGIARCEAGALAIDDPNELESLEAMYKLKPDVIFTGKRPGEVAKKIRVPYLNAHAYHNGPYKGFEGWVRFARDIYNAIYSPIHQLAKLDISKDEIPTGQGFATARMLSDVSLSDEIRHHDSWREYTGGYDSVSKLREREYPDFSGAAPNQQEAV
- the anfG gene encoding Fe-only nitrogenase subunit delta produces the protein MTQDEQVELMVDYIMKHCLWQFHSRNWDREKQNAGILGKTQQLLCDEPVELGTPADRCYWVDAVVLADAYRTRFSWLQAMSHEAITTLMTALHQRLDYLTITGSLNAELTDKRY
- a CDS encoding Rrf2 family transcriptional regulator, yielding MRQDNKLSRTLHVLLHMACHDKVYTSEQIALMLGTNSAVVRRTLAGLRDAGFVSAVKGHHGGWRIAGDLKGISLLDIYRAVGAKHLFAIGGGDENPECAVEASVNQALGNVLDEAEQLLLARFSEISLEDLRVGFKRHCPEDL